TGCAGATCTGATCTCACCTGCAAATCCGAACATCTCAGCTACAGGCACTCTGGCCTCAATAATTGCCAGGTCTCCTTCCGTGGTCATATTAAGAATAACTCCACGGCGGCCCTGCAGTTCCTTTGTTGCACCACCCATTAAAAGCTGGGGCACCTGGACAAAGACTTTCTGGTAAGGCTCGAGCAGGGTGTCGTCAGCCATAAGCATACCTGCCTGGATTGCCTGCCTTGCAGCAGGAATAATCTGAGCCGGACCTCTGTGGATTGCATCTTCGTGAAGCTTGGCATCTACGAGCACGCATTTTACATTAGCTACTGGCTCCCTTGTGAGCGGGCCTGCACGCATAACTTCTTCAAATCCGTCAAGCACGAGTTCCATTGTCTCATTCAGGTACTGGATACCTTTGGTCATATCAATGAAGATATTGGAATTGAAGATCCCAACAATGCCTTTTGCCTCTTCTTTGTCCATTCCGAGGTCAATGAGCTTCTGCCTGCGTTCAAGTTCGGGCATACTCATGGTAACGTCGCCGGCTTTGATAGCATTGACAATCTCAAGGTCAAGAGGCTCAACATAGATATAGAACCTGTTGTGCCTGTTCGGAGATTTTCCTTCTACAGGTTCGATCTTCTTCTTAATGGTTTCCCTGTAAACGACAATTGGCTTGCTCGTGGTGATTTCCACGTTCTTATCCCTTTCGATCCTGTGGGCAATAACCTCAAGGTGAAGTTCTCCCATACCTGCCATAAGGTGTTCCCCGGTTTCCTCGTCAAGAGTGATCTGAAGGGTCGGATCTTCCTTTGCAACCTGTCTGAGTACCTCAATCAGTTTGGGCAGGTCCTTGGTGTGCTTGGCTTCCACAGCTACGGTCACCACAGGCTCGCTTACGTGTCTTATGCTCTCGAAAGGTGTCATGTCTTCAAGGGTTGTTACGGTGGAACCCACGATTGCTTCTTTAAGACCGGTAACTGCAGCAATATTTCCTGCAGGAATTTTGTCCACCTCAAGCCTTTCGGGACCCATGAAGATACCTACCTGCTGGACCCTGCTCTTCTTTGCACTGCCTGAGGTGTAGACTTCCATGCCGCGGCTAAGTGAGCCGCTGAATAACCTTCCAGTTGCAACCTCACCTGCATGAGGATCAACGGAAATGTCAGTCACCATGAACGCGAGATCTCCGTCTGCATTTGCGTGGATCATAGACTGTCCGATCTCAGATTTCGCATCCCCATGCCATATAATAGGTACCCTTCCCTTCTGGGCGTCAATTGGGTTTGGTAGGAAGTGAATGACCATATCAAGCACAGCTTCGTGCAGCGGGCACTTCTCGGCCAGGGACTTCATGTCTCCGGCTTTACAGTAGTCGAATACTTCCTTAAAGGAGATCCCTGTCTTCTTCATCATAGGCACACTGATTGCCCAGTTGTAAAGCGCGGACCCGAAAGCAACAGTTCCGACTGCAGCATCAACTTTCCAGCCTGCCTTGAACTTTTCAGGGTTCATGTTTTTAATGAGCTTGTTCACGTGATCAATGACCTTTCCAAGACGGACCTGCATTTCCTGAGCATCGACCTGCAGCTCATTGATTAGCCTGTCTACTTTATTAACGAAAAGTACGGGTTTGACGTGTTCCCTGAGAGCCTGTCTCAATACGGTCTCAGTCTGGGGCATTGTACCTTCGACTGCATCCACGACCACGACTGCGCCATCCACGGCTCTCATGGCACGGGTAACGTCCCCACCAAAGTCAACGTGTCCTGGGGTATCGATCAGGTTAATCAGGTAATCTTGATTATCAAAATTGTGAACCATTGAGACGTTAGAGGCGTCGATTGTGATACCTCTTGCCTGTTCTTCTTCATCGGAGTCCATGAACAACTGTCTGCCTGCAAGTTCCCTTGAAATCATGCCGGCGCCGGCTAACAGGTTGTCCGATAATGTAGTTTTTCCATGGTCAATGTGCGCAACGATCCCGATATTTCTAATTTTTGTCGGTTCATTCATGAGCGTCGTTACGCGCTCGACCATCTTCTTTCTTCGTCCCATGCTAATACCTTTCTAATCAAATATAATCTAATCAAATGTAATCTGTTATATAATCAATTTTTAAATCGGGCAACCCACATAAGCAATTAGCGTGCTGCCTTTGCAACTCTTTCCTTTGCATCTTTTCTGTTGATAGAGAAGGATTTCGTATCATGATTTGCAGCGCCTATCAATTCCGTTGCTAGACATTCTGCAACCGAACGCTTGGATTTAAAGGCTGCATTATTGGTTCCCATACTGATATAGCGCAGAGCTGTATCCACACGCCTTTGGGGCGCAGTGTCTACTGCTTTTGGCACGGAGATTCCACCATACTTCAGCCTCACTACCTCTTCCCTTGGGCCTGCGTTGGCGATGGCGTCCACAAGTACCTGGATAGGGTTCTGCTGAGTCTTCCTGTTCACGATATCAAAAGCTTCTTCAACTACGCGAAGAGTCCTCTGCTTCTTTCCAGTGTTTGCTTCGTTCCTCATCAGGTTGTTTGCTAGACGCTCCACAATGGAAATCTCGGATTTGTTAAACTGCTGCCTTGCATGCTTTCCGCTGCTGTGTGGAACAATAACAGGGGTAATATTGACATAACGCTTAATTCCGAGGTCTCTGACTTCAACTTCAGTCGGGTCCCATTTACCGAATATTTTGTACAAGAATAATCATCTCCTGGGTTTTTCCATTCTGCCGATGACCAGCTCGTTCAGGGACACGTTGTTTACGGCAATCACTTTGAAGCGTACACCTGGAATATCACCCATAGCACCACCCATGCGGCCTCCAATCCTTTCTACGGTCACTTCATCGTGTTCATCGATGAAATTCACTGCGCCGTCCCCTGGACAGAAAGCAGTTACCTGACGCCCATTTTTGATGAGCTGGATTCTTACGCATTTGCGGATAGCTGAGTTTGGCTGCTTGGCTTCAACTCCTACTTTCTCTAATACAATACCCCGACCCTGCGGTGCACCACCTAATGGATCGGCTTTTACGTTCAGCCCAAGCACACGCCTGCCGTAGTTTGTATCTTTCCAGCGGGCATCCTTCCTGGTCTGTTTGAGGATATTAGCTGCATATTTTCCTTTAGCCATTGTTAATTTCTCCAAGTTAAAAATTGATCTCAGTTTTCTAGAAGCATATTTGATGCCAGATAGTCTTTCAACGCCGGATTAATGGATCAACGTAAATTATGATAGATTACTGCAAGATCACATCTTCTATGTTATGATGGCGACGGGCAAGCATCTTAACTTTTTCAATGTTCTTCCCGTTGCGGCCTATGGCAAGACCCTTCTCTTTATTGGGTACCTCTACATAAGCTAAACGCTTGCCATTTTTGTTTGTAATGTTTACCGAACTCACGGACACTGGTCCGAAGGCGTTCTTCAAGAAGGTTACCGGGTCATCTGAATATTCCACAAGTTCTATGGGTTTATCCAAGGCTTTTTTAACGCGGTTTATATTCTCTCCATTTTTGCCTATAGCAAGCCCCATATCACCCTGTTTTACGACATAAACGAGCCTTTCCTCTTCAGGGATACAGTCGAGAATCTTGGCTCGTGTCATATTTTCAAATAACGCAATGTACTGGATGCTTTCTGCAGTAAGTCTTATTTCACCCAAAACGTTGCCAACTCCTTCTATCAAACTGTAGCTGCCAGGATATCGGATTCTCCTACGTCGAGAATTGCCATGGCTGCAATAGTAAAAGGCTTGCCACATACGGGGCCGAGTTCTACACTTGTGCCTTCATACTCCAGAACAGGGACATTTGTTGCCTGAACTTTCTGTTTAATGTCTTCCGGGCAGTTTGATGCCAGAATTACCATCTTTGCTGTGCCTTCTGCAGCTGCATCTATGGTTCGGTTGGCTCCAATAATTACTTTTCCTGTTTTCACTGCCTTGATAAGAGATTTATCAACATTGATCTTCATTTTCATCAACTCTGTCTCAAATGAGCTCGTCTACTCGACCTCTTTCTTAATAAAGATTTTCCAAGCTCGGTCAATATATGGTACTCTAAATACCTGATGCTTTATATTTATTTTCTGGTTAAGAGCCTCGCGGACCCAAGCTTTTGCAGCAGGATTCTTTGAGCCTTATAAAGGTAATGTATACCTGATCTGAACTGGTTTTCTATCAGGCTACACGTTTAAATAATTATAGGTTGAGTCTCAGGTTCTGGCCTGAAACTTCACCTTTCCTCAGCTTCAATTTCCTCTCTTCTTCGGCTTATCAGGTGTACGTCCCCGGTACCCATACGGATGGGTTGACCGACAATAATATTTTCCGTAACACCCTGAAGCTGGTCCACGTCCCCGCGCATCCCTGCATCCAGCAGGTGATTTACCGTAACTTCAAAAGCTGCACGGGCAAATACACTTGCCTTCTCACCTGAGATTCCGTGCCTTCCGATCTGCTTTACTTCTCCGTCGCAGGTCATGAGGTCAGCCACAAGCATAATGTGACGAATATCCACAGTAAGACCCTGTTCACGCAGGGTATCGGTTGCTTCCTTAATAATCGCATTTCTTGCAGCTTCTATTCCAAGCACTTCATAGATTTCATTAATATTATTCGTGCTCGTCCTTGTTTTATCTACACCTTCAAACTGAAGAACTTCACGCAGGGCCGAGCCTTCGGTATAGAGGGTATATTCTTCCCCTTCTTTACGGACCACTACCCGCTTGATTCCTTCAATGCCTTTCAGGGTGACGTTGTGGATGCTCTTTGCAAGCTGGAGAAGTTCCCTGTAAGAAGGCTCTCCCGGGGCAATGATAATCTGGTTGTCTATATCCGGGGAGATGGTAACCATCACGTTCAGTTCATCGTTGAACTTTTCCTTTACCTGGTCTATAGTAATGTTCCTGCTTTCCATTGCTTTTTCATGCAGGTCTATTATCAGCTGCATCTGGGAAAGGTCGGTTGTCACATCAGCAATGTGATCTATCTTGGTCGCTTCAATTTCCCAGGCAAGAGCTCTTGTTTTCTCCCTGTCGTAAGCATAGTCTTCTGGATGTTCTTTGGAAAGGGCAATTGTCATCATAGGAGTACTCGGGATTTTCCTTGCGTCCACGATTTCGATAAGACGGGGCAGACCGAGAGTAACGTTAATCTCGGCAACACCAGCATAGTGGAAGGTACGCATCGTCATCTGGGTGCCCGGCTCTCCTATAGACTGGGCTGCAACCACACCGGCAGCATCACAGGGCTCAATGCATGAGGCCTGATACTCTTCCATCAACTTTTCTATAATCTCTTCCATTTCCTTCCTGCTTACTCCGGCTTTAATGGCATCTTCCCTAAGCGTATTAAGGACATTTGAAGGAAGAGGCAGATCTTTTATCATGTTATCGATTGTAGCTTCACTGATACTCATCAGGCCACCTCCTTGTTTACTACCGAGTTGACAATCCTGTGGACTGTATCGGGTTTGCTGAAATCGCTTTTCGTGGGGTTAATCCCGTCTTCTCCGAATTTGAACTGTACGAGTACGCCTCTTGTATCCCTTACTGTAAGGTCATATTGAACTTCCAGATCCTGAAGAGCGTTGACAAGCCTTCTCTGCAGGTACCCTGACTGTGATGTTCTGACCGCAGTGTCTACAAGTCCTTCCCTACCACCAATTGCGTGGAAGAAGTATTCAGTAGGGTTGAGCCCGCTCTTGTAGCTTGCCTTCACGAACCCATGAGCGTCTGAACCAAGGTCTCCCTTTCCGAAATGGGGCAGTGTCCTGTCTGCATATCCTCTGCGGATACGTTCACCACGCACGGCCTGCTGCCCAACACAGGCTGCCATCTGGGTAAGGTTCAGGATGGAACCTCTGGCCCCTGAACGAGCCATAATAACAGCAGGGTTTTCAAGTCCCATGTGACTGTCTGCTATGTTACCGGTCTCGTCCCTGGCCTTTCCGAGCTTCTGCATGATGCTCATTTCAATCGTTTCATCAAGGGTTCTTCCTGGAAGGGGTTCAAGTTCCTTGTTCTGGTAAGATTTAATGAGATTCTGCACGGCATCCTCAGCTTTGTCGAGAACTTCATTGATCTGGATCCTCGCTTCTCTCGGAATGTCTTCATCAGCCACTCCGAAACTCAAGCCTGTCCGCATGAGAGCTCGAATTGCAAGCTTTGTCATGTCATCCACAAAGCGGGCTCCGGCTTCAGGGCCTATCTCCTTGATAATGCGGTCCAGGACCTTTCCTTTAAATGCTCCGATAGCTGCCTCATCTATTGTGCCAGTAACGAGTTTCCCGTCCCGGATTACCACATAGGCATCGTTCTGACATTCTTCCTTTTTACAGGTGTCACAGTGTAAGCAGACCTGAGCTGTAAACTTCAAATTCAGGTTTTCGGGCAGGATCTGGCTGAAGATCTGCTTTCCTGTCCAGTAGGGTTCTCCATCAGGATCATACCCTGCAGGCTCTGTCAGATTTCGGGCATTGCTCTTCCGGAGAAGATCGTAAGCGTCATGCTTGGAAATGTGGTTTTCAAAGCGTGTCAGCAGGAAAAGCCCTGAAATATGGTCGTGAATTCCGCCTATAATGGGACCTCCGAAACGCGGGGAGAGAATATTTTCCTGAACCTGCATGAGAATCTTTGCCTCAGCTCTGGACTCTTCAGTCTGTAAGGCGTGCATGTTCATTTCATCCCCATCAAAGTCAGCGTTATACGGAGGACATACTGCAGGGTTCAGCCTGAATGTTTTATCCGGGAGCACCTTTACAGAATGGGCCATAATGCTCATCTTGTGCAGAGAGGGCTGCCTGTTAAAGAGAACGGTATCTCCATCCTTCAACTGTCGTTCAACTACCCATCCAAACTCCAGTTTTTCGGCAAGGTCTTCTTTATTCATATTGGTGACTTTTATACGCCTGCCGTCAGAACGCAGCACATAATTTGCTCCGGGGTGTATATCCTCACCATTGCGCACGTAAATCTTGAGCTGCTCTATGTTCCTTGGTGTTACCATAACGGGCAGTGTCAGGGTACGCGCAATGGGCATAGGAACCCCTACCTCATTAATGCTCAGGTTGGGGCCAGGAGAGATTACGGTACGGGCGGAGAAATTAACACGTTTACCTGACAGACTTCCTCTGAAACGTCCTTCCTTACCCTTCAAACGTTGGGAGAGGGTTTTTAAAGGTCTGCCTGACCTGTGTCTTGCCGGAGGTATCCCTGAAACGGAATTGTCAAAGAAAGTTGTAACGTGATACTGAAGGAGTTCCCAGAGATCCTCAATAATGAGTTGAGGGGCGCCTGCTTCCCTGTTTTCCTGGAAACGCTGGTTTATCCTGATAATGTCTACCAGCTTGTGTGTCAGGTCGTCTTCACTGCGTTGCCCGGATTCAAGGGTAATTGAAGGGCGAACCGTAACAGGAGGTACGGGCAGAACTGTAAGAATCATCCACTCAGGTCTTGCATTCATCGGGTCCATTCCGATAACCCGGATATCCTCGTCAGGAATGTTCTCGAAGCGATCCCTTATTTCAGTAGGTGTCAGCTTCTCCCCGTTCTCAAGGTATTCACTGGGTTTTTCGAATTTAATTTCGAGCTGTTCCTCATTGCAGTAAGGACAGGTCTTTACTTTGCTGGCTTCCTTATATGCCTCATTGATCAGATCATCAGGCATATGCCCGATTTCCTCAATGCCTGTAAGGTGATCCAGAAAGTGCTGTTTCTGTGCATGTTCAAGGAGAAGCCTGCTGCATTTCCTGCAGGTTGCCCTGAGGAGTTTTCGGATTACTTTGTTGAAACCTACATGGACTACTGGGGCAACAAGTTCAATGTGCCCGAAGTGCCCTGGACATTCGCCAGCTCTCCCTGAGCAGGTTCTGCAGCGAAGCCCGGGATCAATAACCCCGAGTTTCGTGTCCATAAGCCCCATGTCAATCGGGAATCCGTCATCATCATACGTATCGGCCGTGATAATTGGCGTTGCACTCATCCTACGGATTTCCTTAGGGGACATTAAGCCAAATTTAATAGAAGCAATTCTTTTCGGAATAGGAGGTATGTTTGCCATATCTACCTCACCTCATACCGCATCTTCAAGATTAAGCCTGGGTGCGACTCCCAGTGATTTTATTTCGTCAAGCAGCAGTTTGAATGCGTAGCTCATTTCCACAGGATATATATCCGTGTCAGCCCCGCAGGCTGAACAGAATGAAACATTCCGCTGCTTGTCATACGTTGCAATCATTCCACAGTGAGAGCAGACAAGTTCCACAACTTTATCCGATTCGTCAAGCAGCCTCTCTTTCAACGACATGGCAGCTCCGTGCCCTACCAGCACATCACGCTCCATTTCTCCGAATCTGAGACCACCTTCTCTGGCCCGGCCTTCGGTTGGCTGGCGAGTAAGCACCTGTACAGGCCCGCGTGACCTTGCATGCATCTTGGAAGTAACCATATGGTGCAGTTTCTGATAGAGAATAACCCCCACAAAGACATCTGCCGGAATCATTTTACCTGTCGTTCCATCGTAGAAAACTTCTTTTCCAGTATGGGCAAACCCATGTCTTTTCAGGGCTTCTCTAAGGTCTTCTTCTTTTTCTCCGGAGAAAGCTGTCGCATTTACTCTCCGGCCTTCCATGGAACCTACTTTCCCGCCAATCATTTCCAGAACGTGACCCACAGTCATACGGGAGGGAATTGCATGCGGGTTAATCATCAGGTCAGGGGTTAGACCGGATTCCGTAAATGGCATATCTGCAATCGGGACTTTAAGACCTATAACACCTTTTTGCCCGTGTCTTGAGGCGAATTTATCTCCTATATCAGGAATCCTTTCGTCTCTTACCTTTACCTTTGCAAGTCTCGTTCCGTTAATGGACTCGGTTAAAATTACCGTATCAACAATTCCTTTTTCGTTGGACCGCATGGTGACAGAGCTTTCTCTCCTTTGCTCAACCGCAATCCCGAAATCTGACGGTTCTTCAAGGAATCTTGGAGGACTGGTCTTTCCGATCAGCACGTCGTTAGGTCCGACCGGGGTCTCTGGGTTTACAAGTCCATCGACATCGAGATTAGCATACGCTTCTGCGCTGCGAGCTCCACGGTATTCGGAATCGGGAATCTCGAACTTATCTTCCTGTCCGCCCGGATACCTTCTTTCTTCACCTTCAAAAGTCCTGAGGAAGTGACTTCTCCCGAGACCTCTTTCGACTGAACCTCTGTTAATAACCAGGGCGTCTTCAATATTATATCCTTCATAAGACAGGACTGCAACCACGAAGTTCTGCCCTGCGGGTCTGTCGTCAAAACCTATTGCTTCCGAGGTTCTGGTACTGGTAAGTGCCCTTTGAGGATAGTGAAGGACATGGGCACGAGTATCAGGTCTGAGTTTCTGGTTAGCAGTTGCAACCCCGATACACTGCTTGATCATGGCTGCACCCATAGTGTTACGCGGAGATGAATTGTGTTCCGGATAAGGCACCATTCCCGTAGAAATACCTAATATAAGTTCGGGATCGATCTCCATGTGCGTGTGCTTTGGGGTAATGTCGGCCTCGTAGAGCGCAATATAGGCATTTTCTTCTTCCTCGGCATCGAGATACTCTATACAGCCCTCTTTTACCAGGTCGTCAAAATTGATCTCCTTGTTTTTAATCTTCTCTATGTGATCAGGAGTTACTTTCAGAGCTCCGTTCTCCACAACTAAAAGGGGCCTTCTTGCTCTGCCCATATCAGAGTTTATAATTACTTCTCTTGTGTTATCGTTAAGAGCGACATTTACCTGTCTGGATATGAATCCCTGCCGCCTCATTTTTCTGAGCTCTTCTACAAGCTCTGCAGGGTTATCATGGGTCCCGACAAGCTCCCCGTTTATGAATACTTTTGCTTTAGTCATTTGACATCGACCCCTCAATCATCGTACATAGATCCGAGATCTTCCATATCTGAATAATCGTAGAATTCATCATCTTTATATTTGGTTTCGATTTCTGAAGGCTCTTCAAACTCTTCTACAATCTCTTCTCCGAACTCGTCAAGTAGGGTTTCCTTCAGCTTGGCAGGAAGTTCGGGTACTTTTACAACCACACGCTCGACATTCAGGTCGTAGAGTATTTTCTTCACGCTATCGGTATCTTCTATTCCTGTTGAAAGCTCAACCATTTCGGCAAAGTTTTTCACCAGTCCACAGTTCGGGCCTTCAGGAGTTTCCGAGGGACAGAGTCTTCCCCACTGGGTTGCGTGCAGGTCTCTTGCCTCGAAGTGAGGCTGGGCACGTGAAAGCGGAGATATTACACGGCGCAGGTGGGAGAGCGTTGAGATATAGTCGTTCCTATCAAGGAGCTGGGATACACCTGTTCTTCCTCCAACCCAGTTTCCGGTTGCGAGAGGGTGCTGCAGGCGGTCAGTGAGCACATCTGCCCTTACTATTGTGGCGACGTTCAGTTCCCTGTTCCTCATGTTTGCGCGCTCCAGCTGGAACTTTATGTCTCTTGCAAGTCTGTTGAAAGATACTCTAAAAAGGTCTTCCATCAGGTCACCTGCAAGTTTCAGTCTTTTGTTTGCATAATGGTCTTTGTCGTCTTCCGCACGCTTGCCAAGTGCCAGCTCAAAACAGGATTCAGCCATTCTTGCCAGGAAGTGAGCTTTGGAGACCCGGTCCCTCATATCGTTTCCAAGATGTGGGAACAGGTACCTGTCAATAACGTAATTTGCTCTTTTTATCTGGTATTCCTTGGCCTGGCCTGCAGCAACCCTTGCTCCTATTTTCTCGATTGCTTCTTCCTGGGTTTCGACTTCGGCTTCTTCCAGGTTCTCCAACATAAACTTGATAATTTCGGGATCACTTGAAACTGCATTTACGATATCTTCGTCAGTTACTACCCCAAGCGCTCTCATAAGGGTAATGAAAAATACCCGGCCTGAGATAGAAGGGAAAGAAACCTCAAGCAGGGATTTTCTTCCTCTTTCCACGATCACGAGCGCTCTGTATCCGCGTCTCTGGGAGAAAACCTTTGCAACCTCTATAGTATCGCCGTACCTCTCACCATATTCTACAAGAATCTTATTAGGAGCGAGGTCCTCAAGGGTCATAACCACCCTTTCGGTACCGCCGATAATGAAGTATCCCCCTGGGTCAAGTGGGTCTTCCCCATAGCGGATTTTTTCACTTTCGCTAAGCCCTGGAAGGTTACAGATCTTGGATTTGACCATGATCGGAAGCTGTCCTATTTTTGACTCCATTACCTCGGATTCAACCCCGTCTTTTACCACGCTCATCTCAAGATAAAGAGGGCCTGAGTACGAGAGGTTCCTGAGCCTTGCCTCGTTGGGATAAAGTTTTTCAATTGCCCCGTCAGCTTCCTTTACCACAGGATGCTCTACCCGTATCTTGCCGAGTTTCAGGTAGGTGTCCTCGATATCGGTTTCTATTATTCTTTGTTCATCTATGATCTTTTGCAGCCCGTAATCTATAAACTTATTGAATGAATCTATATGGTGCTGCACTATCTTGTCCCGTGTAAAATAAGCCTGCGACAGTATACTGGTTTCTATTACGATGATAGCACCCTCTTTGCTTTGTTATAATGAGAATCAAGAAGTTTTGATCTTCTGATCGGTATGCGGTTGTTAAATTTTTCCGTATGATGGTGCATGGAATTCAAAAAACATTCCTTAAAGAGTACATGAGATCATGCAAGCGGTCTACTCCCCTCCGCTTACTCGATCACAAGTCTGTAATACTCTGCCTCCCCCGCAGTTTGACTTTTTCTTGTGATTTTCACTACGTCTCCGACGGCAGCTCCTATTTCCTTAATAATAGGATCCTGCACTTTAATTTTCGGAAGTTGTTCCTTTTCAATTGAATACTTGCTTAAAACAGACTTTAACTCGCCCTCAGACATGATTTCATGTTTAGGGACCAACTCATGGTCGAGCAGGCTGAATTTTGTCAAATCCTTTCCTCCAAAAATAAAGTATTAAAAAAATTTGATTAAATTTTCCAGCGAATGGCCTTTCCGCCGGTATAATAAAGAGTATGGCGGGCCCGTAGGGATTTGAACCCTAGGCCGACTGGTTAAAAGCCAGTCGCTCTGCCTGACTGAGCTACGGGCCCAGTTGCTTTTTCTACTTTACTGATTTACACCTTTTTCGTGCTGTCCTGCTGCCCCGCTGCCTCAGGGAGCACCTCTCACACCGATGCAACCCTCTAATTATAGCTATTCTATAAATAGTTTCTGGTGAGATAATTTTTTCTCCCTCGATTTCTATGAATTTATGCTAAATTTCTTTCTTACTTCCAGGATTTTTCGAGATATTTTCCTGATTTTGCTGGAAATCTATATGTACGATAATTTCCATTTTTTTTAAAGTAAGGCCAAAAACTAATTTATCTCTCCATAAATGCGGGTAAACGGAGACATTTGCCCCGATTCTAAATAACGTCCCGATCTCCCGTCAGTCAACCTTTCCAAAAATAAAACCATTAGACTTATATTAATGCTTCTAAAACCTAAACAATTTTTAAAAATTTAAGTAGAATAATTAATTCTTAGTCAAATAATTAATTTCTAGCCTTGCTGCCCGAGTTCCGCAAACCTTTTGAGAAAAGGTTTGAGCGCAAACCCCTAGTAACGGCGTGGTCAAGTGGCGCAACAATTGGTGATCAACCAGCGCAATGGTTATGCTTGAGCGAAAACGATGAGAAGGCTTGGTTTTGGGTAGCATGATTCATTGGTGAGACCTTAGTGCTCTCTTTAAACATTTATCTTTGGGCCAAGCAATTCGACAAAGGCTCTTAACCAGGCAGGGTGGTTTGTCCAGGCTTGAGCTGTTACCAGATTTTTATCCGTAATTACGGGTTCAGACTGCCAATCAGCACCTGCTAGCCGGCATTCTGCAGCACATGCCGGATATGATGTTACCCGATAGCCTTCCAGAACCTTAGCGGCTGCCAGAAGTTGCAGGCCATGGCAAATGGCTGCTACAGGCTTGCCAGCCGTAAAGAAATCCTGTACGAGTTCAAGGGTATCATCATACATACGGATGTATTCAGGAGCTCTGCCACCCGGAACAACAAGACCTTCATATTCATTCGCATTTACTTTAGCAGCGGGTACATCTACTGGAATACGATTCCCGGGAAGCTCAATATAGGTATCGAGCGTAGTAAAGTCATGTACGACCAATTGCAGCATGTCACCGGCTTTTTTATTGGGTGCCGATATGTCCACCTTGTAGCCCAGCATCTGGAGTGATTGCTGAGGTACCTTAACCTCATAATCCTCAGCGCAATCCCCTGTTAAGATAAGGATTTTCTTTGACATATGTTCCCCCCTTGCAGTTTTACCAATTTCTGAACTATAAAGTTTTTTCCACAATAACCTGCTCAGTTCAAAAATCAGTGACCTAATTAAATGCAACATCATTACATGAAATGCATAATTTTACACATGGTAATGATGTAAAATGTAAGTACAATAACAATAGACTTTAACATTATTAATTTTTTCTATATATAATCTTTCTCTGCCAATTTAAGCAATTCTAACAAATAATGAGTATCCTGATACCCCACATATATCAGAAATAAGCCTGGAGGAATTGGTAATTGACCGTTTGACCATAATCAGGTTAGAAAAGTAAAGTTTTCTGGAGATCTCAAAGGCTCCTGATAAGTTTCCTGCTGCTTCTCTGCTACCGAGAACTCAATAATAAACTCAGTTCCGGAGGTCCTGTTCAATTCGAGTACTCCATCTAGCTGGTCTACCAGGATAGTTACCAGCTGTATCCCTAATGTGTCGGAATCTTCTATATTAAGGCTCTCAGGTATACCTGCTCCGTTGTCTGAAATGGTTAGAATGTAATTTTTACTTTTGTGCCCTTCATTTTTGCCTTCGATCTTATCGTTCTCGAATTTTCGATTCTCTTCCCTAGAAAGCTTAATCCGAATTTCTCCAGATTTTTTGCTT
This region of Methanosarcina flavescens genomic DNA includes:
- a CDS encoding DJ-1/PfpI family protein — its product is MSKKILILTGDCAEDYEVKVPQQSLQMLGYKVDISAPNKKAGDMLQLVVHDFTTLDTYIELPGNRIPVDVPAAKVNANEYEGLVVPGGRAPEYIRMYDDTLELVQDFFTAGKPVAAICHGLQLLAAAKVLEGYRVTSYPACAAECRLAGADWQSEPVITDKNLVTAQAWTNHPAWLRAFVELLGPKINV
- a CDS encoding DNA-directed RNA polymerase subunit H gives rise to the protein MTKFSLLDHELVPKHEIMSEGELKSVLSKYSIEKEQLPKIKVQDPIIKEIGAAVGDVVKITRKSQTAGEAEYYRLVIE